In Saccharothrix violaceirubra, the following are encoded in one genomic region:
- a CDS encoding Lrp/AsnC family transcriptional regulator, whose protein sequence is MTARTGHSAPLDETDRRIVAELRADGRISMRSLAEKLHISRASAYSRVERLHRDGVVTGYTAVVDPERYGFGISAYVYLKISQHSWKAVRHRVLEIPEVWHAALVSGDYDLVLLVRTPDAHSLRDLVLSRLQTMPDVTSSHTVLILDEVAGHQPKF, encoded by the coding sequence ATGACGGCCCGGACTGGACATTCGGCACCGCTGGACGAGACCGACCGGCGCATCGTCGCCGAGCTGCGCGCGGACGGCCGGATCTCCATGCGGTCGTTGGCCGAGAAGCTGCACATCTCGCGCGCGAGCGCGTACTCACGCGTGGAACGGCTGCACCGCGACGGCGTCGTGACCGGCTACACGGCCGTGGTCGACCCGGAGCGGTACGGGTTCGGCATCTCGGCGTACGTGTACCTCAAGATCAGCCAGCACTCGTGGAAGGCGGTGCGGCACCGCGTGCTGGAGATCCCCGAGGTGTGGCACGCGGCGCTGGTGTCGGGCGACTACGACCTCGTGCTGCTGGTCCGCACGCCAGACGCGCACAGCCTGCGCGACCTCGTGCTGTCCCGGTTGCAGACCATGCCGGACGTGACGTCCAGCCACACCGTGCTCATCCTCGACGAGGTGGCCGGTCACCAGCCGAAGTTCTGA
- a CDS encoding CAP domain-containing protein, which yields MPRNHRVLPAVVLVGLALAGCAEADRATELTATATTTVRVVVTTTTTILTPTVAATEAPTPEAVVPTRPENEVVEEKVVELTNAERARVGCAPLVADDRLARAAREHSVDMAAKNYFEHHSKDGRSFVDRVKAAGYPAPGAENIAAGHKTPELVVKGWMDSPGHRANIVNCRLKAIGVGMARGGSYGIYWTQNFGW from the coding sequence GTGCCGCGCAACCACCGGGTACTGCCCGCCGTCGTGCTGGTCGGGCTCGCGCTCGCCGGGTGCGCCGAGGCCGACCGGGCGACCGAACTCACCGCCACCGCCACGACCACCGTGCGTGTCGTCGTCACGACCACCACGACCATCCTCACCCCCACGGTGGCCGCCACCGAGGCACCCACGCCCGAGGCGGTCGTCCCGACCCGCCCGGAGAACGAGGTGGTCGAGGAGAAGGTCGTCGAGCTGACCAACGCCGAACGCGCCCGGGTCGGCTGCGCGCCGCTGGTCGCCGACGACCGCCTGGCCAGGGCCGCCCGCGAGCACAGCGTCGACATGGCCGCGAAGAACTACTTCGAGCACCACTCCAAGGACGGCCGGTCGTTCGTCGACCGGGTCAAGGCGGCGGGCTACCCGGCGCCGGGCGCGGAGAACATCGCGGCCGGGCACAAGACGCCGGAGCTGGTCGTCAAGGGGTGGATGGACTCGCCGGGCCACCGGGCCAACATCGTCAACTGCCGGTTGAAGGCCATCGGCGTGGGCATGGCCCGCGGCGGTTCCTACGGGATCTACTGGACTCAGAACTTCGGCTGGTGA